A single Montipora foliosa isolate CH-2021 chromosome 7, ASM3666993v2, whole genome shotgun sequence DNA region contains:
- the LOC138011240 gene encoding luc7-like protein 3 translates to MCSVCLKSDHRFRDCPFVVFGGNISSVRNSRPSTYANVTKVVSVSRPPPADAPVPVLKDPVKKSDENHKKAEVKKNEVEKNKENEKNEEDEMDEDEEDEENEDDEKDGEDEDHLDEGTWSHDCSGVQERERDSCGGADEHCSPGDCASGVSAQVQPQERWRERDRSRGGDRKCSKTPGHEDRQSLSDDKRGKWQIVNRRR, encoded by the coding sequence ATGTGTAGCGTGTGTTTAAAGTCTGATCATCGTTTTCGGGATTGtccttttgttgtttttggtgGTAATATTTCGTCGGTTCGTAACTCTCGTCCGTCTACGTATGCCAATGTTACCAAAGTTGTCTCTGTGTCTCGCCCGCCGCCTGCTGATGCCCCTGTACCCGTGTTAAAGGATCCTGTGAAGAAGAGTGATGAGAATCACAAGAAAGCGGAGGTTAAGAAGAACGAGGTCGAGAAGAACAAGGAGAACGAGAAGAATGAAGAGGACGAGATGGATGAAGATGAGGAAGATGAGGAAAATGAGGATGATGagaaggatggagaggatgaaGATCATTTGGATGAAGGTACCTGGTCCCATGATTGTTCGGGGGTTCAAGAGCGGGAGCGTGACTCCTGTGGGGGCGCCGATGAGCATTGCTCTCCTGGCGACTGTGCCTCGGGTGTTTCTGCCCAGGTCCAGCCCCAGGAGCGGTGGCGTGAGCGGGACCGCTCCCGCGGGGGTGATCGCAAGTGTTCCAAGACCCCTGGGCATGAGGACCGGCAGTCGCTTAGTGATGACAAACGGGGTAAATGGCAGATAGTTAACAGGCGTCGATAG